The genomic segment TCTGCTGGCGATGTCCACACACGCTGATCAGGCACCCAACCGCCCGGGACGCCCCCGCCGACGACTGCTCGGCCGGCCGGCCCTGGTGCTGGCCGCTGTCGTCGTACTGCTGGTCGGGCTGGGCGTGGTCGGTGTCGCCGCGGCCGGGTTCCTCCGCGACGAGCCGCCGGCGCCGACCTGGCAGGCCGGCTCGGCCGACAGCACCGGCGGGACCGGCCAGTCGGCGCCGACCCCGAGCCCGACGCCGGCCGACCGGGCGATCTCGATGTCCGCGACCGGCGACATCGTGCTCGGCAACGCGCCGAACCGGCTGCCGGCCAACGACGGCGAGGGCTTCTTCGACTCGGTCCGCGACGCCCTCGCCGCCGACCTGGTGATGGGCAACCTGGAGGAGCCGCTGACCGAGGACACCGGGACCGGCAAGTGCGGCGCCGACTCCACCCGGTGCTTCCAGTTCCGGGCCCCACCGTCGTACGCCAAGCACCTGGCCGACGCCGGTTTCGACCTGCTCAACCAGGCCAACAACCACGGGTACGACTTCGGCGCCGCCGGCTACCGCAACACCCAGCAGGCACTGGAGCGCCACGACCTGCTGCACACCGGCGCGGTGGACCAGATCACCGTCACCGAGGTCGAGGGGGTCAAGGTCGCGGTCGCCGGCTTCTCCTCGTACGCCTGGAACAACAGCCTGGTCGACATCGCCGCCGCGGAGAAGGTGATCGAGAAGGCGACCACCATGGCCGACCTGGTCGTGGTCCAGGTGCACATGGGTGCGGAGGGGTCGGAGATGACCCGCGTCAAGCCCGGCACCGAGCTGTTCCTGGGCGAGAACCGGGGCGATCCGGTCAAATTCTCGAAGGCGATGATCGACGCCGGTGCCGACCTGATCGTCGGGCACGGGCCGCACGTGCTGCGCGGCATGGAGTTCTACCAGGGCCGGCTGATCGCGTACAGCCTCGGGAACTTCGCCGGCGGCGGCAACATGCTCAGCAACAACGGCCGGCTCGGCTGGGGCGGGGTGCTCAAGGTCGAGCTGAACGCCGACGGGAGCTGGGCCGGCGGGCAGTTCCTCTCGACGTACATGAACGGGGCCGGCAAGCCGACCATGGACCGCGACCTGCGCGGGTTGAAGCTGATTCAGCAGCTCAACCGCTCCGACTTCCCGCAGACCGGCGCGAAGCTGGACGCCAAGGGCGTCATCTCGCCGCCACCGGCCGACTGACCGGCGACGACCGCGGCCGGGCCGCCG from the Solwaraspora sp. WMMD1047 genome contains:
- a CDS encoding CapA family protein — translated: MSTHADQAPNRPGRPRRRLLGRPALVLAAVVVLLVGLGVVGVAAAGFLRDEPPAPTWQAGSADSTGGTGQSAPTPSPTPADRAISMSATGDIVLGNAPNRLPANDGEGFFDSVRDALAADLVMGNLEEPLTEDTGTGKCGADSTRCFQFRAPPSYAKHLADAGFDLLNQANNHGYDFGAAGYRNTQQALERHDLLHTGAVDQITVTEVEGVKVAVAGFSSYAWNNSLVDIAAAEKVIEKATTMADLVVVQVHMGAEGSEMTRVKPGTELFLGENRGDPVKFSKAMIDAGADLIVGHGPHVLRGMEFYQGRLIAYSLGNFAGGGNMLSNNGRLGWGGVLKVELNADGSWAGGQFLSTYMNGAGKPTMDRDLRGLKLIQQLNRSDFPQTGAKLDAKGVISPPPAD